AAAAGCCGGATATGGGACGGAACATCGCTGCGGTCATCGAGCCGCGGGCCAAGAATAACCGTACATATCTTGAAGGTGAGCAATACATCATAACTTGGGCTATCGGACATCTGGTTGGGCTGGCGGAGCCGGATGCATATGATCCGAAGTACAAACGCTGGAATTTACGGGACCTGCCCATCATTCCGGAGCAATTCAAAATCATCCCGAATCCGAAAACCAAGGATCAGCTGAAGGTCATTGGAGAGGTCGCCAAGCGCTGCAGCCATATCGTAAACGCATGTGATGCGGGACGAGAAGGACAATATATTTTCGCTCTTATCCAACAACAATTAAAATTGAAACAGCCTGTAAAAAGACTATGGATTTCGGATTTAACGGCGGAAAGCATCGCCCGTGGGTTTGCGGAGCTGAAGGATGGGATTGAATTCGAGAATTTAACGCAGGCTGCGCGCGCACGCAGTGAAGCCGATTGGTTGATCGGCATGAATGCTTCGCGTGCCTTTACGACACGCCATCAGACTTTACTGTCGGTTGGGCGGGTCCAGACGCCGGTTCTGGCTCTGATCTATGACCGGCAGAAGGAAATTGAAGCCTTTGAATCGCAAACGTTCTACGACGTGAAGGCCGTGTTCAAGCAAGAGCAGCTGGAGTATACCGGAACATGGCAGGGAGAGCGGCTGACCTCGCAAGAGAAAGCAGAGACGATTGCAGCCAAGGTTAATGGGAAGAATGGGCTCATCACCAAATATGAAGTCAAAGAAACGAAAGAATATCCGTTTAAATTGTATGATTTGACCCTTCTTCAGCGTGAAGCCAATGCCAAATACGGATACTCTGCCAAAAAAACGCTGGATCTTGCGCAAGCATTGTATGAGCGTCACAAGGTCATTTCATATCCGCGTACCAACTCCAATTACGTGAATGAACAGAATATCGAAGGCATGCACAAGGCACTTCACATGTTGAAATCGACCTCCTATGCATCGATGGCGGAAGGAGCGGATCCTAGCCGGGTGCACATGAATAATAAGGCGGTATGCAATCCGCAGCGGGTTGAAGATCACCATGCCATCTTGCCGACGTTAAAGCGTCCGGGCACGCTCAGCAAGGAAGAGCAGCATATTTACGATCTGGTCATCATCCGGTTTCTCTCGCATTTTTACCCGCCGGCCATGTACAAGCAGCATACGGTGCTTACCGAGGTCGAGGGCGAAGCGTTCAAGACGGGAATTAAGGAACTGCTGTCGCTTGGCTGGAAGGTGCTGATTGCCCAGGATAAAGAGCAGAAGAAAGCCAAGTCTTCCAAGAAGGGAAAAGAGGACGAGGAAGAGGAGACCCAGGAATGGAACGACCGTTCCTTTGATCTGTCCCCGGATGAGCCGGTGCACTGCAAGAAATCCGAAGTGAAAGAAAAGGCAACCCAGCCGCCTAAGAGTTATACGGAAGGAACGCTGCTGAAGGCGATGGAAAGTGCCGGAAAATCCATCGAGGATGAAGCGCTTCGGGATGCGATGAAAGACAGCGGGCTTGGAACGCCGGCTACCCGTGCAGCGACCATTGAACGCTTGAAGAAGGTCGGATACATTACGATGCAGGGCAAAAGAATCACGGTTACCCAAAAAGGGAGGACGGCGGTGGAGCTGATCCGTCATGCAGGCGTAGAATTACTTGCTTCGCCTGAGATGACGGGCCAATGGGAACGGCGCCTTCACCAAATATCCAAGGGCGAGGCTTCCGCCGACGTGTTCATGCAAAACGTGCAGAAGTTTACCATTTCGATCATCAATAAGGTATCCTCGCAGCGTCCCGCGCCTTCGTCGCTTTTCGGCGGAGATGAGGACAAGTCCAAAGGAAGAGGGAAGCGAAGCACGGGAAAAGCTGCCGCAGCCCCACGCGACAAGGAAGAACGAGCGGCTAAGCGGATTCCGAAATCCAATGCCGCTGCTTCAAACGATACGTCGTCCGTACGTTCTTCATTAGGCCGATGCCCTAGACCCGGATGTGAAGGGCATATTATTGAAGGGCGCAAAGGTTATGGTTGTGCCAATTTTAAAACCGGCTGCAGCTATGTCATCTGGAAGGAATTTGCCGGTAAACAGGTTTCGCATGCGATGCTGAAATCCTTGCTGCTGCAAGGCAAGACTCAGGTATTATCCTTTAAAAACGAGGACGGCAGCACGTTTAAAGGCAGAATTGTCCTAGCTGCTGAAGGGAACGGAAAGCTTGCTGTTCAGGCAGAGGACTCGAGTGAAGCCGTGAAATCGTGAAACGGCACAGTTAAATAAAAAACCGAGCCCATCAGGGATGCCATCCTTGATCGGTTCGGTTTATTTTGATTAATCTAAATGCTCTTCAATGACTTCGGGCACTTCGGTCAGCGCCGATACGGTATATAACACGTTATGAGGCTCCTGCTTCAGCTCGACCAGGTTATATTGCCATTCGCGCTGCTGTTTGATATAGATGCTGTTGATGCCGGCCGTCAGCGCCGGAACGACATCGGTGCGAAGTGAGTTGCCGATCATCCAGGTATCGGAGCGGGAGAATGTCCCCATCGTGAGGATTTCTTCCAACGCCGCAATATTTTTATGCTGGCGAATGTAGATTCGGTCTTTGAAGTAATCGGCCAGCTTCATTTGTTCGATTTTCCGCTTCTGAATCCGGGTCTCGCCTCCTGTGTAGAGATGGAGACAATGGCCATCTTGCTGGAGCTTCTCGAGCGTCTCAACCATGCCGGGGTAGGCTTCGATTTCCTGCTCATATACACTGAGTCCTAATTCGTAGAGAAGCTCTTCTTCCTTGGGCGAGCTTTCTCTTCCATGAATGCGGCCGAAATAATGATACGTATCGATAAGGGATTGCGGGAAGTTCGCACTTGCAAATCCCAGCTTATCTATGCCGGCTACGTCGACCTCCATCTGCTTGGCTCGGACTTCTTCGGTAGTCAAGCCAACATGTTGAAACCATTCGGTCATCCACTCGAAGTAATCGCCAAGAATCAGATCGAAATATTTGTTGCAATGTATTAATGTGTCATCCATGTCGAAGATAATATGCTGCGATGTTTTACTCATGGTTCACTCCTTCTTACTATGAAAGTCGAATGTATGACTCCAGGAACATCTGAAGTTCGGCAGCCCCATCCGGTCGCAGGCTGAATCTTTCGTTATTCTCGGATTTCAGATGGGAGCGCAGCAAGCCGGCTGCCCTCAAAATCATCAGATGGTGCATCAATTCCTCATAAGGCTGACCCAACTCGGACGCCATTTCGGACACGGCCTTCGGTTCATCGGCAATATATCGCAGGAGACGCAGGCGTTCCGGGTCCGCAAGCGCCTCGGTCATGCGGAGGAGAACCACGGGCGGCTCATCTTCCTCTTCTTCCGGGACATCGATCGGATACTGCAGCAGGAGTACGTTCTCATAGAAGCAATAGGTATTGATCGGCCGGAAATGCGTGCCCGGGAACAAGACTACGTTCTCCTGGGGCACGTCGTCGAGTATAACGCCGCTAGAAGCGTATTCGATTAAATTTTCGTCGTCCATTTTCGGAAGGAGCATTCGCTTCTCTTCGGCATCTTCTTCCAGGAGCTGGTACAGTTCAGGCTCCACTTCCGAGAAGTAGTGCTCATGCCACAACTTCATCAACGGTGTGTAGTTTTCTCGAATTCTAGATGTTTCATCCAGCGAGAGGGACGGCAAGTGCGGCAGCAGCAGGTCATGCAGCTCTTCCACGGCGGAAGATTCGACCCAATTCAGAAAATCCGGGATTTCAATGTGCTCTCCCCGAAGCATGATCAAGGCGTATAACACATCATAATCCGCGAGTGGCCATGAACGGGCTCGACTGAACTGGACACGAACAGGTTGAGGTAATCGCTCGTCCATCTCCGTTATCAGCTGTTTTCCGATATCCAGGTTATCGGTCCATTTCCTTGTTGCATATATCATGAAGCTGCCCAGCAGCTCGTAGACCATAGATACATCGATACTGACTTTATATTTCATTAACGGATACCCTCCCAATTGATGGCATTGTTATTATTATGGCTTGTATGGATTGGGCTTGTCCACTATAATGTTCATCTGACTGTTTAAATTCATCGTTTTTTCACATTAGAGGAGGACTATATTTCAGTGACAGAAGCTGTAACCCCCCGTCAGGGGAGAACTCATTATTTCATTTTAATTGCCGTCGTGGTTGCGGCTGGTTTAAGCCAGGGACTGTTATTGCCGGTGCTGGCTATTTTTTTGGAACGGATGGGCATTTCATCCTCCATGAACGGATTGAACGCGGCGGCCTTATATGTAGGCTCATTTGCGATGACGCTTGTTGCGGAAAGACTTCTCGGCTGGGTCGGTTTCAAAAAACTGATCATTTCGGGACTGGTCCTGGTGATGCTGTCACTGGTCGCCTTTCCGCTGATTCCGAGCGTGGCCGTCTGGTTTGTCCTGCGCGTGCTTGTGGGTATTGGGGACAGCGCACTTCATTATGCGGCACAGCTATGGGTGCTGATGATGTCAACGGCGAAGAACCGGGGGCGAAGCATATCCTTTTACGGCATGTCCTACGGTTTGGGATTCAGTATAGGACCGCTGGGCATTCCGCTGCTAAAGTATGGCGAAGCGGTACCGTTTATAATTCTGGCGGTGCTGTTCTTGTTCATTCTGCTGGTCGTGCTCTTTAAACTTCCGAACCTGAAGCCGGAAAAAAGCGAGAATGGGGAGCAGCAGCCGGCTGGACGATATCTCAAAAGCTACCGCCTGGCCTGGTTTGCATTGATTCCCGCGTTTCTCTACGGCTATATGGAAGCAGGAATTAACAGCAACTTCCCGGTCTACGGTTTAAGAAGCGGATTTACATTGGGCGAAATATCAGCATTGCTTCCTTTTGTCGGCATCGGCGGTCTGGTGTTGCAGCTTCCGCTCGGCATTTGGAGTGATAAATTCGGCCGCAAACGGGTGCTGGCGATTGCCGGTATTGTGGGCGGATGCTGTTTCTTGCTCATTCCCGTGGCGGGAACGAATTTCTGGGCAACCTTAATATTGCTAACGCTGGCCGGCGGACTGGTTGGTTCCTTCTTCTCGCTTGGTTTGGCTTATGCGGCGGATATCCTTCCCAGAGTGCTGCTGCCGGCTGCCAACGTCGTAGCTTCCTTCCATTTTAATGCGGGCAGCATAGCAGGTCCGAATGCCGGGGGCGCCATCATGGAAACAGGGTGGAACGGGGGGATCTTCGTTCTGCTTGGAGGATTGTATATTCTGTTTGCGTGTACGGGATTATGGTTTAAAGTCAAAACTGCATCAACACAGGGATAGAACATCTGTTCTCATGGCAATTGCTTTCGCTTTCTTCTAAACTAGAGAGTAGGAATATGCACTTGACGGGGAGAGACGATAACATGATTAAAGTGGATCGGCTGAAGAAAACGATGGGTCCTGAACGCACACCGGTGTTAAAGGATATCACTTTTCAGATGGAGCACGGGGAAATGATCGGTCTGATCGGTGCTAGCGGAAGCGGGAAAAGCTTGTTAATGAGCTGTCTATCCATGCAGCAAAAATGGGACGGCGGCAAATTAACGATTGATGGCGAAGATATGATGAATCCTGCGGGAAAACGGAGAATTCGCCGGGAATGGGCTTATCTTGAGCAGAACCCGTCCTTGAATGTTAATCGAACGGCACTTAAGAATGTATTGATCGGACAATCCAGCCAGACACCGCTGTGGCGAATGGTAACCGGGATGGTCCGATCTGATGATTATATGGGAGCTATGGATACGATTGAGCACCTTGGGTTGTTGGACAAGGCCAAACGCAAGGCCGGTGAGTTAAGCGGCGGAGAGAAGCAGCGGATAGCTATTGCCCGCGCACTTGTGCATGGTGCCAAGGTGATTTTGGCGGACGAGCCGGTCACGGGACTTGATCCAGCTTCGGCCGAGCATGTATTGAAGACACTTAAAACCTTGTGCGAGGAAGAACGTTTAACCGTATTTACCGTGATACCCTTGGAGCTGGCCGAGAAGTATTGCACCCGGATCATGGGTCTATCCGGCGGAGAGCTGGCCGTGGATGTGACCGGAAGACGTTTAACCCATGGCGAGAAGTCAAGACTGTAATTATCGATCACCAAAAACGCCAGGTGAATGAATAGAAATGAGTTGATACTTATTGAAATATAGAGTGATGCAAGCCCTTTTGGCAGGCTTGTTATTATTGATCATAAGCGGCTGTACGTTTATTCAGGAGGACCCGGTCTCCTTAATGAAGAAACCGGATTTGCCGACGGATAAAGCGACGTTGAATGGCGCCATCCAATCTGCGCTTCTGAAGAATAAGCTGGAAGGCTCCATTGTCCGGCCGCGAAGTGACGTGGATAGCAGTTCAATCCGTATTCATGACTTGGACAATGACGGAATTATGGAAGCTGTCGTCTTCTATCAGACGCCGGACGATGAAGTGAAAATCCATGGCATGATTATGCAGCAGCAAGGCGATACATGGGTGAAGAAGCTTGATTTCGACGGAGAAGGGACGGTATTGGAGTCTTTTGATTTCGTCGATTTTACGAATGACGGCAAGGTCGACATCGTAGCCGGCTTCTCCCGCGGAGACGAGAATCTTCAGAACCTGCTGGCCGTGTATTCATTCTCAGGGGATTCACTCGAAAAAATACCGGCTTTGCCATATTCGAACTTTAATATCGGAGATATGAACGGTGATAAGATCAACGATATTACGGTTGTCTATCTTCAGCAGAAGGAGCTCTCATATATCAGCACCTATCAATACGACAAATTCGAAGATGCCTTTGTCGAGCTGAACAAGCTGGATCTGGGACCCAATATCGAAAGTTATTACAATGTTGTAGCAGGTAAAGTGGCCAAGGACAAAGAAGGTATCATCTTGGACGCTTCGGTTGTGTCTAACTCTTCTTATTCCAAGCTCATCATTATGGAGGATAACCAGTTTATTGACGTCCTCCAGGATGAATTGCTTACCTATAAGGAACTGCCTGTTGAGAGCGAAGATGTGAATGATGACGGTATTCTAGAGTTTGGTGTTCTTACAAGACCAAGCGGCTGGGAAGATCGGCTTATCCTGGATGAGATCCCGTTCTTCACCACGTACTTCCAGTGGGACGGAGAAGTACGGGAGAGCAATGAAAAAGAAGGGCTTCAATTCGTACTCCAGCGGTACTACGATATGAACAATCGCTTCTATCTGGACTTTCCGCCCGACATGTACAATAAGATTACCATCACACCGGAATCCAATAAAAATGCTTATTTAAACTTTGTCATGACCGACACGGGAGAGTCCGTTGCAGAGATTAAATTCTTTTCAACGGCCCAGTGGGGGAAAGCTGAATCCGATTGGGATATTTTGGTGAAGGAGAAGAACCGCGTCATTGCTTATCGCAGTCATGGCGATCTGAAATTGAGTAAAAAAGATAAAAAGCCAAACAGCAATAATGTGGCTCCTATCGAAAGAAAGGGGAACTAGACCTTGAGTAAAGTGCTCATATTAGAAGATGAAGAATCTATCCGCAGTTTTATCGTAATTAATCTGAAACGAAACGGCTTTGACGTCCTGGAGACTGGGGATGGCAACGAAGCCCTTCGTTTGCTGCAAACGACGCCAGATATCGATATCGCCTTGCTTGATGTCATGGTACCAGGGATTGACGGATTTGAAGTTTGCCGCAGAATTCGGGAAACGAACGAGCGGATCGGTATTATTTTCCTGACGGCAAAAGTTCAGGAGCAGGATAAAGTGTATGCCCTCTCCGTCGGGGCCGATGACCACGTAAGCAAACCGTTCAGTCCGACGGAGTTAATCGCTAGACTGCAATCTCTACTGCGGAGGGTGAATGTCCAGCGTGCGGGAACCGCCAAGGTATCGTTTCAATCAGGTCCCTTTACGCTGGATCTGATCTCCAAGCAGTTTAAGAAGAACGGGCAGCCGGTGGAGCTGACGCCAACAGAATTTTCGCTGGTGCAGTTTTTCCTGGAGAAAGAAAACACGCCGCTTAGTCGTGATGTGCTGCTCGATCATGTATGGGGCAAAGAATATATGGGTGACCCCAAAATCGTGGACGTGAACATTCGGAGATTACGCCAAAAAATCGAAGGCAATCCTTCCGAGCCGGAATACCTCCAGACGGTATGGGGACACGGCTATAAATGGAAGGGTCAGGGACAATGATCATCAAAAAAGGCATTCGGCGGCAAATCGTGCTGCACTACTTCCTGGTAGTGTTCATCGCCTTGCTGCTGATTGAGGTTATATTTCTAATCGCTTTACGATCGTATTATTACGATACGGTATACAATCATATTGTGAATCATATAAATACCGCCAACGCTTTTTATCAGCCCTT
This Paenibacillus sp. JZ16 DNA region includes the following protein-coding sequences:
- a CDS encoding type IA DNA topoisomerase, translated to MKTLVIAEKPDMGRNIAAVIEPRAKNNRTYLEGEQYIITWAIGHLVGLAEPDAYDPKYKRWNLRDLPIIPEQFKIIPNPKTKDQLKVIGEVAKRCSHIVNACDAGREGQYIFALIQQQLKLKQPVKRLWISDLTAESIARGFAELKDGIEFENLTQAARARSEADWLIGMNASRAFTTRHQTLLSVGRVQTPVLALIYDRQKEIEAFESQTFYDVKAVFKQEQLEYTGTWQGERLTSQEKAETIAAKVNGKNGLITKYEVKETKEYPFKLYDLTLLQREANAKYGYSAKKTLDLAQALYERHKVISYPRTNSNYVNEQNIEGMHKALHMLKSTSYASMAEGADPSRVHMNNKAVCNPQRVEDHHAILPTLKRPGTLSKEEQHIYDLVIIRFLSHFYPPAMYKQHTVLTEVEGEAFKTGIKELLSLGWKVLIAQDKEQKKAKSSKKGKEDEEEETQEWNDRSFDLSPDEPVHCKKSEVKEKATQPPKSYTEGTLLKAMESAGKSIEDEALRDAMKDSGLGTPATRAATIERLKKVGYITMQGKRITVTQKGRTAVELIRHAGVELLASPEMTGQWERRLHQISKGEASADVFMQNVQKFTISIINKVSSQRPAPSSLFGGDEDKSKGRGKRSTGKAAAAPRDKEERAAKRIPKSNAAASNDTSSVRSSLGRCPRPGCEGHIIEGRKGYGCANFKTGCSYVIWKEFAGKQVSHAMLKSLLLQGKTQVLSFKNEDGSTFKGRIVLAAEGNGKLAVQAEDSSEAVKS
- a CDS encoding HAD family hydrolase; its protein translation is MSKTSQHIIFDMDDTLIHCNKYFDLILGDYFEWMTEWFQHVGLTTEEVRAKQMEVDVAGIDKLGFASANFPQSLIDTYHYFGRIHGRESSPKEEELLYELGLSVYEQEIEAYPGMVETLEKLQQDGHCLHLYTGGETRIQKRKIEQMKLADYFKDRIYIRQHKNIAALEEILTMGTFSRSDTWMIGNSLRTDVVPALTAGINSIYIKQQREWQYNLVELKQEPHNVLYTVSALTEVPEVIEEHLD
- a CDS encoding ArsR/SmtB family transcription factor, which encodes MKYKVSIDVSMVYELLGSFMIYATRKWTDNLDIGKQLITEMDERLPQPVRVQFSRARSWPLADYDVLYALIMLRGEHIEIPDFLNWVESSAVEELHDLLLPHLPSLSLDETSRIRENYTPLMKLWHEHYFSEVEPELYQLLEEDAEEKRMLLPKMDDENLIEYASSGVILDDVPQENVVLFPGTHFRPINTYCFYENVLLLQYPIDVPEEEEDEPPVVLLRMTEALADPERLRLLRYIADEPKAVSEMASELGQPYEELMHHLMILRAAGLLRSHLKSENNERFSLRPDGAAELQMFLESYIRLS
- a CDS encoding MFS transporter; translated protein: MTEAVTPRQGRTHYFILIAVVVAAGLSQGLLLPVLAIFLERMGISSSMNGLNAAALYVGSFAMTLVAERLLGWVGFKKLIISGLVLVMLSLVAFPLIPSVAVWFVLRVLVGIGDSALHYAAQLWVLMMSTAKNRGRSISFYGMSYGLGFSIGPLGIPLLKYGEAVPFIILAVLFLFILLVVLFKLPNLKPEKSENGEQQPAGRYLKSYRLAWFALIPAFLYGYMEAGINSNFPVYGLRSGFTLGEISALLPFVGIGGLVLQLPLGIWSDKFGRKRVLAIAGIVGGCCFLLIPVAGTNFWATLILLTLAGGLVGSFFSLGLAYAADILPRVLLPAANVVASFHFNAGSIAGPNAGGAIMETGWNGGIFVLLGGLYILFACTGLWFKVKTASTQG
- a CDS encoding phosphonate ABC transporter ATP-binding protein produces the protein MIKVDRLKKTMGPERTPVLKDITFQMEHGEMIGLIGASGSGKSLLMSCLSMQQKWDGGKLTIDGEDMMNPAGKRRIRREWAYLEQNPSLNVNRTALKNVLIGQSSQTPLWRMVTGMVRSDDYMGAMDTIEHLGLLDKAKRKAGELSGGEKQRIAIARALVHGAKVILADEPVTGLDPASAEHVLKTLKTLCEEERLTVFTVIPLELAEKYCTRIMGLSGGELAVDVTGRRLTHGEKSRL
- a CDS encoding response regulator transcription factor; amino-acid sequence: MSKVLILEDEESIRSFIVINLKRNGFDVLETGDGNEALRLLQTTPDIDIALLDVMVPGIDGFEVCRRIRETNERIGIIFLTAKVQEQDKVYALSVGADDHVSKPFSPTELIARLQSLLRRVNVQRAGTAKVSFQSGPFTLDLISKQFKKNGQPVELTPTEFSLVQFFLEKENTPLSRDVLLDHVWGKEYMGDPKIVDVNIRRLRQKIEGNPSEPEYLQTVWGHGYKWKGQGQ